The Pseudomonas iranensis genome includes a window with the following:
- a CDS encoding FecR domain-containing protein, which yields MTAASSRPVPAHVLDAAIAWQLTLDSSTALEREEFAKWHAAHEEHARAWRQLGMLDQRFSVAKGPARSALLQSREGIRRRVRKLGSGLASVVVIIGLGLFVSERYLPLDYWLADQRTATGEQRTVRLSDGTLLNLNTHSAVDVRFDDERRLIVLQEGEILVETGHGDVRPFIVETREGSMRALGTRFLVKREDDGTRLSVLQSAVAAHSQANPQEQILREGQQVLLRSDGLDSIAALAPGADAWTRGMLVVDNARLGDLVHELGRYRRGHLGVAPEVADLRITGSFPLHDTDKALSALLPTLPVQIERHTPYWVTVAKADTKPE from the coding sequence ATGACGGCGGCCAGTTCGCGCCCGGTGCCGGCGCATGTGCTGGACGCGGCGATTGCCTGGCAATTGACCCTCGATTCGAGCACCGCACTGGAGCGCGAGGAATTCGCCAAGTGGCACGCGGCCCATGAAGAACATGCCCGCGCCTGGCGTCAGTTGGGCATGCTCGATCAGCGTTTCAGCGTCGCCAAAGGCCCGGCCCGAAGTGCGTTGCTGCAATCGCGCGAAGGCATTCGCCGGCGCGTGCGCAAACTCGGCAGCGGGCTGGCCAGTGTCGTGGTGATCATCGGTCTGGGGCTGTTTGTCAGCGAGCGCTATCTGCCGCTGGATTACTGGCTCGCCGATCAGCGTACCGCCACCGGCGAACAACGCACCGTGCGCCTGTCCGACGGCACTCTGCTCAACCTCAATACCCACAGCGCGGTCGACGTACGCTTCGATGACGAGCGCCGCTTGATTGTGTTGCAGGAAGGCGAAATTCTCGTCGAGACCGGGCATGGCGACGTGCGGCCGTTTATCGTCGAAACCCGCGAAGGCAGCATGCGCGCGCTGGGCACGCGGTTTCTGGTCAAGCGCGAGGACGATGGCACACGCCTGAGCGTGTTGCAGTCAGCGGTGGCGGCACATTCCCAGGCCAACCCGCAAGAACAGATTCTGCGCGAAGGCCAGCAGGTGTTGCTGCGCAGTGACGGGCTGGACTCGATTGCCGCCCTCGCCCCCGGCGCCGATGCCTGGACGCGCGGCATGCTGGTGGTGGACAACGCGCGACTGGGCGATCTGGTGCATGAGCTCGGGCGCTATCGTCGTGGCCATCTGGGCGTGGCGCCGGAAGTGGCCGATCTGCGCATTACCGGCAGCTTTCCATTGCATGACACCGACAAGGCCCTGAGCGCTTTGCTGCCGACCTTGCCGGTGCAGATCGAGCGGCATACACCGTATTGGGTCACCGTGGCGAAGGCTGATACCAAGCCTGAGTAA
- a CDS encoding TonB-dependent siderophore receptor, producing the protein MSRSPDTLLRPSLLAFAIAFGTPLISSPLLAAEQASSVRAYNLPAAPLSTTLNQIASQGGLALSLNPALAAGKTSAPVNGQYDAAGALRAALRGTGLQLEQSSAGTYTLVAVPEGTLALPETSVIGVENFESAWGPVEGYTATRTAAGTKTDTALVEAPRSISVATRQQMDDRSVHSLDDAVRYMPGITASSYGSDTRADWLRVRGFEPTQFLDGLPLPKGVYANPKQETWNLDRLALLRGPASSVYGQTPPGGLLDMVSRRPSAEASSEIQLQYGSDNHRQINFASTGKIDEAGQFLYGLSGVVRDSGTQVDHVDNKRYNIAPSLTWNIDDDTKLTLLSQFTRDDTGITSQFLPIQGTKIKSPLGDISHHKNLGDPDWEYYDRTYYALGYAFEHRLNDVWQFKQNLRYTKSDLSFQSLTPGSYPFTTVDAEGNVGRTSTSVDEDISQFAVDNNFQADFATGEIRHTLLLGLDHQRSNTNYTSIFGDGLQTNVINPIYGQPIIRPARSTAFYDYNQKTYQTGLYVQDQMALDQWRLTLGGREDWVHTSTQFINQSDATNTQRDKKFSGNAALSYVFDNGFVPYLSYAESFQPTTGADATSTGSLKPTEGKQWELGIKYQPPGSKTLLTAAVYDLTQKNVAVNTFVNNVSVTSQTGEVKVKGLELEAVSDVTDNLKVIAAYTLAKSEVQKGVDKGNRLQLMPNQQASLWTDYTWHAGVLDGFGIGAGVRYTGNTYGDKANTWLGKADAYTVFDASVHYDLGRLDNSLKGASLAVNATNLFDKDYISTCDSFYCYYGDQRSVVASATYKW; encoded by the coding sequence ATGTCCCGTTCGCCAGACACCTTGTTGCGCCCCAGTCTGCTGGCTTTTGCCATCGCTTTCGGCACGCCGCTGATCAGCAGTCCGTTGCTCGCCGCTGAGCAAGCGTCCAGCGTGCGCGCCTACAACCTGCCGGCGGCGCCGCTGTCGACCACCCTGAACCAGATCGCCAGCCAGGGCGGCCTCGCCCTGTCGCTCAATCCTGCGCTGGCCGCCGGCAAAACCTCGGCGCCGGTCAACGGCCAGTACGACGCCGCCGGTGCCCTGCGCGCGGCTTTGCGCGGCACCGGTCTGCAGCTGGAACAGAGCAGCGCCGGCACTTACACCCTGGTGGCCGTGCCGGAAGGCACGCTGGCCCTGCCGGAAACTTCGGTCATCGGCGTGGAAAACTTCGAAAGCGCCTGGGGCCCGGTCGAAGGCTACACCGCGACTCGCACCGCCGCCGGCACCAAGACCGACACCGCCCTGGTCGAAGCACCGCGATCGATTTCGGTGGCGACCCGCCAGCAGATGGACGACCGCAGCGTGCACAGCCTCGACGACGCGGTGCGCTACATGCCGGGCATCACCGCCAGCAGCTACGGCAGCGACACCCGCGCCGACTGGCTGCGCGTGCGCGGTTTCGAACCGACCCAGTTCCTCGATGGCCTGCCGCTGCCCAAAGGCGTGTACGCCAACCCGAAACAGGAAACCTGGAACCTCGACCGCCTCGCCCTGCTCCGCGGTCCGGCCTCGTCGGTGTACGGTCAGACCCCGCCGGGCGGTTTGCTCGACATGGTCAGCCGCCGCCCGAGCGCGGAGGCCAGCAGCGAAATCCAGCTGCAATACGGCAGCGACAACCACCGCCAGATCAACTTCGCCAGCACCGGCAAGATCGATGAGGCCGGGCAGTTTCTCTATGGCCTCAGCGGCGTGGTGCGCGACAGCGGCACCCAGGTCGACCACGTCGACAACAAGCGCTACAACATCGCGCCGAGCCTGACCTGGAACATCGATGACGACACCAAACTCACTCTGCTGAGCCAGTTCACCCGCGACGACACCGGCATCACCAGCCAGTTTCTGCCGATCCAGGGCACGAAGATCAAATCGCCGCTCGGTGATATTTCCCATCACAAGAATCTCGGCGATCCGGATTGGGAATACTACGACCGCACCTACTACGCGCTGGGTTATGCCTTCGAACATCGATTGAACGATGTCTGGCAGTTCAAACAGAACCTGCGCTACACCAAGTCGGACCTGTCGTTCCAGTCGCTGACCCCTGGTTCCTATCCGTTCACCACCGTGGATGCAGAAGGCAACGTCGGCCGCACCAGCACCAGCGTCGACGAAGACATCAGCCAGTTTGCCGTGGACAACAACTTCCAGGCCGACTTCGCCACGGGTGAGATTCGCCACACCTTGCTGCTGGGTCTGGATCACCAGCGCAGCAACACCAACTACACCTCGATCTTTGGCGATGGTCTGCAAACCAACGTCATCAACCCGATCTACGGCCAGCCGATCATACGTCCAGCACGCTCCACCGCGTTTTACGACTACAACCAGAAGACCTACCAGACCGGTCTCTACGTGCAGGACCAAATGGCTCTCGACCAGTGGCGCCTGACCCTCGGCGGCCGTGAAGACTGGGTCCACACCAGCACCCAATTCATCAACCAGAGCGACGCCACCAACACCCAGCGCGACAAGAAATTCAGCGGCAACGCGGCGCTCAGTTACGTCTTCGACAACGGCTTCGTGCCGTACCTGTCCTACGCCGAATCGTTCCAGCCGACCACGGGCGCCGATGCCACCTCGACCGGCTCGCTCAAGCCGACCGAAGGCAAGCAGTGGGAACTGGGCATCAAATACCAGCCTCCGGGCAGCAAGACCCTGCTGACCGCCGCCGTGTATGACCTGACCCAGAAGAACGTCGCGGTGAACACCTTCGTCAATAACGTTTCAGTGACCAGCCAGACCGGCGAAGTGAAGGTCAAAGGCCTTGAGCTCGAAGCGGTGTCGGATGTGACCGACAACCTCAAAGTCATCGCCGCCTACACCCTGGCCAAGTCCGAAGTGCAGAAAGGCGTCGACAAGGGCAACCGCCTGCAACTGATGCCCAACCAACAAGCCTCGCTGTGGACCGACTACACCTGGCACGCCGGCGTGCTCGACGGTTTCGGTATCGGTGCCGGCGTGCGCTACACCGGCAACACCTACGGCGACAAGGCCAACACCTGGCTGGGCAAGGCTGACGCCTACACCGTGTTCGACGCCAGCGTGCATTATGATCTCGGCCGTCTGGACAACAGTCTCAAAGGTGCATCGCTGGCGGTGAACGCGACCAACCTGTTCGACAAGGACTACATTTCCACCTGCGACAGCTTCTACTGCTACTACGGCGACCAGCGCAGTGTCGTCGCCAGCGCCACCTACAAGTGGTAA
- a CDS encoding PepSY-associated TM helix domain-containing protein produces the protein MKSKTIRRWSFIHTWTSLICTVFLLMLALTGLPLIFSHEIDHALGNAPELREMPADTPQLDLQQLVDAAQKHRPGEVMQYFGYDDEEPNAAFAIMAKTADTEPNSSHTFMLDARTGEALETPSANGGLMLFILRLHVDMFAGLPGKLLLAFMGLLFVVAIISGTVLYLPFMRRLKFGTVRQDKSTRLRWLDLHNLIGVVTLTWCLVVGVTGVISACADLLIAAWRNDALTTLIAPYRDAPPLTQLAPATRLLDIAEEVAPGMKPDFIAFPGTRFSSEHHYSVFMKGGTHLTSHLLTPVLIDATTLQVTAVAERPWYMDAMGMSQPLHFGDYGGMPMKILWATLDVLTIIVLASGVYLWVVRRKAAKPVLEAAEASA, from the coding sequence ATGAAAAGTAAAACCATCCGCCGCTGGTCGTTCATCCACACCTGGACCAGCCTGATCTGCACCGTGTTCCTGCTGATGCTGGCGCTGACCGGTCTGCCGCTGATTTTCAGCCACGAGATTGATCACGCGCTGGGCAACGCCCCGGAACTGCGCGAGATGCCGGCCGACACGCCGCAACTCGATCTGCAGCAACTGGTCGATGCCGCGCAGAAACATCGCCCGGGCGAAGTCATGCAGTACTTCGGTTATGACGACGAAGAGCCGAACGCGGCGTTCGCGATCATGGCCAAGACTGCCGACACCGAGCCGAACTCTTCGCACACTTTCATGCTCGATGCGCGCACCGGTGAAGCGCTGGAAACCCCTTCGGCCAACGGTGGCTTGATGCTGTTCATCCTGCGCCTGCACGTCGACATGTTCGCCGGGCTGCCGGGCAAGCTGCTGCTGGCGTTCATGGGTCTGTTGTTTGTCGTGGCGATCATCTCCGGCACGGTGCTGTACCTGCCATTCATGCGCCGCTTGAAATTTGGCACCGTGCGTCAGGACAAATCCACGCGGCTGCGCTGGCTCGATCTGCACAACCTGATCGGCGTCGTCACTTTGACCTGGTGCCTGGTGGTGGGCGTGACCGGGGTGATCAGCGCCTGCGCCGACCTGCTCATCGCTGCGTGGCGCAACGACGCGTTGACCACGCTGATCGCGCCGTATCGCGATGCGCCGCCGCTGACCCAACTGGCCCCGGCTACGCGGCTGCTCGACATCGCCGAGGAAGTCGCACCGGGGATGAAGCCGGATTTCATCGCCTTCCCCGGCACCCGTTTTTCCAGCGAGCACCATTATTCGGTGTTCATGAAGGGCGGCACGCACCTGACTTCGCACCTGCTGACGCCGGTGCTGATCGACGCCACGACCTTGCAGGTCACCGCCGTGGCCGAACGGCCGTGGTACATGGACGCCATGGGCATGTCGCAGCCGCTGCACTTTGGTGACTACGGCGGCATGCCGATGAAGATTCTCTGGGCGACGCTGGATGTGCTGACGATCATCGTGCTGGCCAGTGGCGTTTATCTTTGGGTAGTGCGGCGCAAGGCGGCCAAGCCTGTATTGGAAGCGGCGGAGGCCTCGGCATGA
- a CDS encoding glutathione S-transferase: protein MSAPSMTLYHNTLSPFVRKVMVLLHETGQQDRVALQDCVLSPVSPNPELIADNPLSKIPALRLADGNVIHDSRVILEYLDQQHVGNPLIPREGAARWRRLTLASMADGIMDASVMVRYETVLRPVEKHWDEWLDAQRDKIRRALAVLEKEAIAELTSHFDVAAISVACALGYLDLRFPDMDWRAANPQLANWYFEVSQRPSMVATMPKS from the coding sequence ATGTCCGCCCCCAGCATGACCCTGTACCACAACACCCTGTCGCCCTTTGTCCGCAAAGTCATGGTGCTGCTGCACGAAACCGGTCAGCAGGATCGTGTCGCGCTGCAGGATTGTGTGCTCAGCCCGGTCAGCCCGAACCCGGAGCTGATCGCCGACAACCCGTTGAGCAAGATCCCCGCCCTGCGCCTGGCCGATGGCAATGTCATTCATGACAGCCGCGTCATCCTCGAGTACCTCGACCAGCAACATGTCGGCAATCCGCTGATCCCCCGTGAAGGTGCGGCGCGCTGGCGGCGCCTGACCCTGGCGTCGATGGCCGACGGGATCATGGATGCCTCGGTGATGGTGCGTTATGAAACCGTGCTGCGCCCGGTGGAAAAACACTGGGACGAATGGCTCGACGCTCAGCGCGACAAGATCCGCCGCGCCCTCGCTGTGCTTGAGAAGGAAGCGATTGCCGAGCTGACCAGCCATTTCGATGTTGCGGCGATCAGCGTGGCCTGCGCGCTGGGCTATCTGGACCTGCGTTTCCCGGACATGGACTGGCGTGCAGCCAATCCGCAACTGGCCAACTGGTATTTCGAGGTGAGTCAGCGACCGTCCATGGTGGCGACGATGCCCAAGTCCTGA
- the creD gene encoding cell envelope integrity protein CreD yields the protein MNKNLTIKLGAIALLILLLLIPLLMIDGIIDERQQLRDGVLEDIARSSSYSQQLTGPVMVVPYRKVVRTWKTNEKTNKRYEEVSEARGRLYFLPERFELDGQVQTELRKRGIYEARLFHADNRIDGHFSLPAQLGIKENFADYQFDAPFLAVGISDIRGIENALKLELAGQQLDFVPGSEVAWIGEGVHVTLPALDASKATQLTFGFDLRLQGTGSLRVVPVGKTSSVSLAANWPHPSFVGNFLPAKREINDQGFSADWQTSFFSTNLQEAMERCVAGDCDALNGRSFGVSFIDPVDQYLKSDRAIKYALLFIVLTFAGFFLFEVLKSLAVHPVQYALVGVALAFFYLLLLSLSEHIGFALAYLLSASGCVLLIGFYVSHVLRSARHGLSFSAGLAALYGLLYGLLSAEDYALLMGSLMLFGLLGVFMVLTRKLDWYGIGLKPARPLEFDVEAMQ from the coding sequence ATGAACAAGAATCTGACCATCAAACTCGGCGCGATTGCTTTGTTGATCCTGCTGTTGCTGATCCCGTTGTTGATGATCGACGGCATCATCGATGAGCGTCAGCAACTGCGCGACGGTGTGCTCGAAGACATCGCGCGCAGTTCCAGTTACAGCCAGCAGCTGACCGGGCCGGTGATGGTAGTGCCGTATCGCAAGGTGGTGCGCACCTGGAAAACCAACGAGAAAACCAACAAGCGCTACGAAGAAGTCAGCGAAGCGCGCGGGCGTCTGTACTTTCTGCCGGAGCGTTTCGAGCTCGACGGGCAAGTACAAACCGAACTGCGCAAACGCGGCATTTACGAGGCGCGGCTGTTTCACGCCGACAACCGTATCGACGGGCATTTTTCCCTGCCGGCGCAGCTGGGTATCAAGGAAAATTTTGCCGATTATCAATTCGACGCGCCGTTCCTCGCTGTTGGTATCAGCGACATTCGCGGCATCGAAAACGCGCTGAAACTCGAGCTCGCCGGCCAGCAACTTGACTTCGTGCCCGGCAGCGAAGTGGCCTGGATCGGTGAGGGCGTACACGTGACCCTGCCGGCGCTCGACGCCAGCAAAGCCACGCAGTTGACCTTCGGCTTCGACCTGCGTCTGCAGGGCACCGGCTCGCTGCGCGTGGTGCCGGTGGGCAAGACCAGCAGTGTCAGCCTCGCCGCCAACTGGCCGCACCCCAGCTTCGTCGGCAACTTCCTGCCGGCCAAGCGCGAGATCAACGATCAGGGTTTCAGCGCCGACTGGCAGACCTCGTTTTTCTCCACCAACCTGCAAGAGGCGATGGAGCGCTGCGTCGCTGGCGACTGTGATGCACTCAACGGGCGCAGCTTCGGCGTCAGCTTCATCGATCCGGTGGATCAGTACCTCAAGAGCGATCGGGCGATCAAATATGCGCTGCTGTTCATCGTCCTGACATTCGCCGGTTTCTTCCTCTTCGAAGTGCTGAAAAGCCTGGCGGTGCACCCGGTGCAATATGCCCTGGTCGGTGTTGCGCTGGCGTTCTTTTACCTGCTGCTGCTGTCGCTGTCGGAACACATCGGATTTGCGCTGGCGTATCTGTTGTCGGCGAGTGGCTGCGTGTTGTTGATCGGTTTCTATGTCAGCCACGTCCTGCGCAGCGCGCGGCATGGCTTGAGTTTTTCGGCCGGGCTGGCGGCGCTGTATGGCCTGCTGTACGGATTGCTCAGCGCCGAGGATTACGCGCTGTTGATGGGCTCGCTGATGCTGTTCGGTCTGCTCGGGGTGTTCATGGTGCTGACCCGCAAACTGGACTGGTACGGGATTGGTTTGAAGCCGGCCAGGCCGCTGGAGTTTGATGTGGAGGCGATGCAATGA
- the creC gene encoding two-component system sensor histidine kinase CreC, with product MSLGLRIFLVYVLFVGLTGYFVLNTVMEEIRPGVRQSTEETLVDTANLMAEILRDDFKAGTLSENRWPQLLRAYGERQPKATIWGLPKNQVNHRIYVTDAKGIVVLDSSGVAIGQDYSRWNDVYLTLRGEYGARSSRSDPDDPSSSVMHVGAPIRDNGKIIGVVTVAKPNSSLQPYVDRTERRLLFYGAGLIGLGLLFGALLSWWLSRALHRLTGYAQAVSEGRRVEVPHYRGGELEQLATAVEQMRTQLEGKAYVERYVHTLTHELKSPLAAIRGAAELLQSDMPAVQRLRFVSNIDSESARMQQLIERLLNLAQVEQRQGLEERVAVPLALLVAELFQAQAARIEGKQLRVEQAIGEDLLLIGEPFLLRQALGNLLENALDFTPTSGLLRLSAERVGEQIEFRLFNQTTPIPDYALPRLTERFYSLPRPDSGRKSTGLGLNFVEEVVKLHDGVMRIGNVEGGVEVVLRLP from the coding sequence ATGTCGCTGGGGCTGCGGATCTTTCTGGTGTATGTGCTGTTTGTCGGCCTGACCGGTTATTTCGTCCTCAACACGGTGATGGAAGAAATTCGCCCCGGCGTGCGTCAGTCCACCGAAGAGACGCTGGTCGACACCGCCAACCTGATGGCAGAAATCCTGCGCGACGATTTCAAGGCCGGCACCCTCAGCGAGAACCGCTGGCCGCAATTGCTCCGCGCCTATGGCGAGCGGCAGCCGAAAGCGACCATCTGGGGCTTGCCGAAAAACCAGGTCAACCACCGCATCTACGTCACCGACGCCAAGGGCATCGTTGTGCTCGACTCCAGCGGCGTCGCGATCGGCCAGGATTATTCGCGCTGGAACGACGTCTATCTGACCCTGCGCGGCGAGTACGGCGCGCGCTCCAGCCGCAGTGATCCTGACGATCCGAGCTCTTCAGTGATGCACGTCGGCGCGCCGATCCGCGACAACGGCAAGATTATCGGCGTGGTCACCGTGGCCAAGCCCAACAGTTCGCTACAACCCTACGTCGATCGCACCGAGCGGCGCTTGCTGTTTTACGGCGCCGGACTGATCGGCCTCGGTCTGCTCTTCGGCGCCTTGCTCTCATGGTGGCTGAGTCGTGCGCTGCATCGTTTGACCGGTTATGCCCAGGCGGTGAGCGAAGGCCGGCGCGTGGAAGTGCCGCACTATCGCGGCGGCGAACTGGAGCAACTGGCCACAGCGGTTGAGCAGATGCGCACCCAGCTCGAAGGCAAGGCCTACGTCGAGCGCTACGTGCACACCCTGACCCATGAATTGAAAAGTCCGCTGGCGGCGATTCGGGGCGCGGCGGAGTTGCTGCAAAGTGATATGCCGGCCGTCCAGCGTTTGCGCTTTGTCAGCAACATCGACAGCGAAAGCGCGCGGATGCAGCAGTTGATCGAGCGCCTGCTCAACCTGGCGCAAGTCGAACAACGCCAAGGGCTGGAAGAACGGGTGGCAGTGCCGCTGGCGCTGTTGGTCGCAGAACTGTTCCAGGCGCAGGCCGCGCGAATCGAGGGCAAACAACTGCGCGTCGAGCAAGCGATCGGCGAGGATCTGCTGTTGATTGGCGAGCCGTTTCTGCTGCGCCAGGCGTTGGGCAATCTGCTGGAAAACGCACTCGATTTCACCCCGACGTCGGGGCTGTTGCGCTTGAGCGCCGAACGGGTTGGCGAGCAGATCGAGTTCCGCCTGTTCAACCAGACCACGCCGATTCCCGATTACGCCTTGCCACGCCTGACCGAACGCTTCTACTCGTTGCCGCGCCCGGACAGCGGACGCAAGAGCACCGGGCTGGGGCTGAACTTCGTTGAAGAGGTGGTCAAGTTGCATGACGGGGTGATGCGCATTGGCAATGTCGAGGGCGGGGTTGAGGTGGTATTGCGCTTGCCGTGA
- the creB gene encoding two-component system response regulator CreB, which translates to MPHILIVEDEAAIADTLIFALQGEGFSTTWLNLGAAALEHQRQSPADLIILDIGLPDISGFETCKQLRRFTEVPVLFLSARDAEIDRVVGLEIGADDYVVKPFSPREVAARVKAILKRMAPRATLEAGSTLFRIDAERVQISYRGQPLSLTRHEFRLLQCLLEQPERVFSREQLLDALGVAADAGYERSIDSHIKSLRAKLRLVRAEAEPIQTHRGLGYSYSPGHS; encoded by the coding sequence ATGCCGCACATCCTGATTGTCGAAGACGAAGCGGCAATTGCCGACACACTGATTTTTGCCTTGCAGGGCGAGGGGTTCAGCACCACGTGGCTGAACCTCGGCGCGGCGGCGTTGGAGCATCAGCGGCAATCCCCGGCCGACCTGATCATTCTCGATATCGGTTTGCCGGACATCAGTGGCTTCGAAACCTGCAAGCAATTGCGGCGCTTCACGGAAGTGCCGGTGCTGTTTCTCAGCGCCCGCGACGCCGAAATCGACCGCGTGGTGGGTCTGGAGATCGGTGCCGACGATTACGTGGTCAAGCCGTTCAGCCCGCGTGAAGTGGCGGCGCGGGTCAAAGCCATCCTCAAACGCATGGCGCCGCGCGCAACCCTGGAAGCAGGCTCAACGCTGTTTCGCATCGATGCCGAACGCGTGCAGATCAGCTATCGCGGCCAGCCGCTGAGCCTGACCCGCCATGAATTCCGCTTGTTGCAATGCCTGCTCGAACAACCTGAGCGAGTGTTCAGCCGCGAGCAATTGCTCGATGCGCTGGGCGTAGCGGCCGATGCCGGTTACGAGCGCAGCATCGACAGCCACATCAAAAGCCTGCGCGCCAAGTTGCGCCTGGTGCGCGCCGAGGCCGAGCCGATCCAGACCCATCGCGGCCTCGGTTACAGCTATAGCCCGGGGCACAGCTGA
- a CDS encoding ATP-dependent zinc protease family protein: MKSLLALFALVALPVMAAEPTLYGRYEYIALPEIGGEVLKAKMDTGALTASLSAKDIETFTRDGEDWVRFRLATKDASNKVFEHKVARISKIKSRSDEDDDERDSSDVAKRPVVDLELCLGNVKRTVEVNLTDRSHFNYPLLIGAKALREFGAAVNPARRYTADKPDC; the protein is encoded by the coding sequence GTGAAATCCCTCCTTGCTCTGTTTGCCCTCGTCGCGCTGCCGGTCATGGCCGCCGAGCCGACGCTGTACGGTCGCTACGAATACATCGCGCTGCCGGAAATCGGTGGCGAAGTGCTCAAGGCCAAGATGGACACCGGTGCGCTGACCGCCTCGCTGTCGGCCAAGGACATCGAGACCTTCACCCGCGACGGCGAAGACTGGGTACGTTTCCGCCTCGCCACCAAGGACGCCAGCAACAAGGTTTTCGAGCACAAGGTCGCGCGCATCAGCAAGATCAAAAGCCGTTCCGACGAGGACGATGATGAGCGCGACAGCAGCGATGTCGCCAAGCGCCCGGTGGTCGATCTAGAACTGTGCCTGGGCAACGTCAAGCGCACCGTCGAGGTCAACCTGACCGACCGCAGCCACTTCAACTATCCGCTGCTGATCGGCGCCAAGGCTTTGCGTGAGTTCGGCGCGGCGGTCAACCCGGCGCGGCGTTACACCGCCGACAAGCCTGACTGCTAA
- a CDS encoding acyltransferase, producing MRRLLTGCFVTLLLLLNTLILIGPLMVFALLKLVAPGRWRDYASGAVMWIAETWAEIDKLIFQLCIPTQWDIRGGDDLRRDTSYLVVSNHQSWVDIPALIQTLNRRTPFFKFFLKKELIWVPFLGLAWWALDYPFMKRYTKAFLAKNPELAGKDLEITKAACELFKRQPVTVVNYLEGTRYTLAKSTQQESPFNHLLKPKAGGVAFVLAAMGEQLDAMLDVTVVYPQEKIPGFWGLISGNVPRVIIDIRTRELDPALWQGDYEKDPAFRQRVQNWVNQLWTEKDQRIVELRNERG from the coding sequence ATGCGCCGCCTGCTCACCGGCTGTTTCGTTACCCTGCTGCTGTTGCTCAACACCCTGATCCTGATCGGGCCGTTGATGGTGTTCGCCCTGCTCAAGCTGGTTGCACCCGGGCGCTGGCGTGATTACGCGTCGGGGGCGGTGATGTGGATTGCCGAGACCTGGGCCGAGATCGACAAGCTGATCTTCCAGCTGTGCATCCCGACGCAGTGGGACATTCGCGGCGGCGACGATCTGCGCCGCGACACGTCCTATCTGGTGGTCAGCAACCATCAATCGTGGGTCGACATTCCGGCACTGATCCAGACCCTCAACCGGCGCACGCCGTTCTTCAAGTTCTTTCTGAAGAAAGAGCTGATCTGGGTGCCGTTCCTGGGCTTGGCGTGGTGGGCGCTGGATTACCCGTTCATGAAGCGCTACACCAAAGCCTTTCTGGCGAAGAACCCCGAGCTGGCGGGCAAGGATCTGGAAATCACCAAAGCGGCGTGCGAGCTGTTCAAGCGCCAACCGGTGACGGTGGTGAATTATCTGGAAGGCACGCGCTATACCCTGGCGAAAAGCACCCAGCAGGAATCACCGTTCAACCACTTGCTCAAACCCAAGGCCGGCGGCGTGGCGTTCGTGCTGGCGGCGATGGGCGAACAGCTCGACGCGATGCTCGATGTGACGGTGGTGTATCCGCAGGAAAAAATCCCGGGCTTCTGGGGCCTGATCAGCGGCAACGTGCCGCGAGTGATCATCGACATCAGGACCCGCGAACTTGACCCGGCGCTGTGGCAGGGCGATTACGAGAAAGATCCGGCGTTTCGCCAGCGCGTCCAGAACTGGGTCAACCAGCTCTGGACCGAGAAGGATCAGCGCATCGTCGAGCTGCGCAACGAGCGCGGCTGA
- a CDS encoding DUF2780 domain-containing protein gives MKISRGIVLASLLTLAGGPVFAGFSLNDVAGAVAGMQGGDKAAAAAPTSETAGLLSALSALDVTPEQAVGGTSAMLGLAKNQLSSTDYSQLAKEVPGIDKLSGGSGNLAALGALLGSSGKSAGLENALGNVKDTNDLNNAFSALGMDSGMIGQFAPVLLQYLGQQGVGGSLLSSLGSIWGTGTGTGT, from the coding sequence ATGAAGATTTCACGCGGTATTGTCCTGGCATCGCTCCTGACCCTGGCCGGCGGGCCGGTGTTTGCCGGTTTCAGTCTGAACGACGTGGCCGGTGCGGTAGCGGGGATGCAGGGTGGTGACAAGGCGGCCGCTGCGGCGCCGACCTCGGAGACTGCTGGTTTGTTGAGTGCGCTGAGTGCGCTGGACGTCACGCCGGAGCAGGCCGTTGGCGGTACCAGTGCGATGCTCGGGCTGGCGAAGAATCAGTTGAGCAGCACCGACTATTCGCAACTGGCCAAGGAAGTGCCGGGTATCGACAAACTGTCCGGTGGCAGCGGCAATCTGGCGGCGCTGGGCGCGTTGCTCGGTTCGTCCGGCAAATCCGCTGGCCTTGAAAATGCGCTGGGCAATGTCAAAGACACTAACGACCTCAACAACGCGTTCAGCGCGCTGGGCATGGACAGTGGCATGATCGGCCAGTTTGCCCCGGTGCTCCTGCAATACCTCGGTCAGCAGGGTGTCGGCGGTTCGCTGCTGAGCAGCCTCGGCAGCATCTGGGGCACCGGCACCGGCACCGGCACTTGA